The sequence TCTATATATAGGCTAAAGTAAATGCGACTTTCAATagaatacaaatgaaaatgtacagGTCTAGTGAAGGATGATTTTTaagatgtcatttttaattccaGGTCAGGCAGAAGCGACTCCCTGCAAGAGAACTAAAGTTCTTCTGATAGTTCTCTGTGTCTCAGTTGTTCTTTTAATTGGGGGTCTCTGTGTTCTGGGGGTCCTGTGTGAGTATAAACGACCTTTAGTTTGTAAATTGACTtgttatttactcatttactcTCAAAAAGGACATGTGTGTGTTATGCTTCACACATTATGGGGCGATTTCCCGGACGAGGATTAACTCAagattcaaatatttttggttgattttaatTAAAAGGGACAACGCAAGTTGAGTTGAAAGCaatatgtgttgtttttatcaaaagagtttaaaaatcaaatgtttcTCCTTTAATCACATTTCAATACGTTTGCAGATTCTAAATTGCTGCATGAGATGCCTCAAGACATGAACAACACAAGTGAGACAAATGTATTTCATGCACaaaatttttattaaatgcaatgAAATGTATTTGATAAGTTTGTGAGAATAATGTATGGTAAAAGGGCTTTTTGCACATGATGGTGAGCCTCTGAGACGCCAGGGTCGGCAGACTATGGTCGTATTACACTATCGTGTTGAGGTGTTATGGCTTAAGGAAGTGCTCAGCAATGTAAAGAGGATCTGTCATGTCActtgtatattattttcagtCGCGTCTATATATTAGGCCtactttaatcttttttatctaaaaacacCCATATTTGTCGGCCAAAAATCTTCCTTTCCCCATACAGTGTTGTACGACCCAAAATACTCTGGTGTCCCAAAAGCTAACCGGCCCCATCTTGTTCGACTAGCAAATATGATAGCGTACAAATCAAACACGTGAGTTTCTGCAGTCAAAAAGattctgggttattttcaagTCTGCtttcttttaattctttaaattacacatttaagaAACGTGCAATATCCCACTTACAATTTAGTGTGCTTCCAAcattttgttagttttttcattaaagcaaaacaaGAGAATTTCTGCTTATGATTCCCCCacgtggttgataagcgcaattgtctgttatctGTTTCGTAAATATTGTCGCTATGTCGCTGAATAAGCTTGCACATGGATAGCgcaatacacgtgaatttgttgactaTTTCCTCTATTCTTTTTTTGCTGGCTCTGCCATGGTGATGCTTCGAAGGCTTGTGTTGAACTAGATCTGTTCGTCTTGATGTAAGCTGTTGGCTAACTTCACCCAGAATATGAGTAAAAGCAGTAAAGCAGGTGATGGGCGGGGATTCTGAACCTACCCGCACAACAAAGTTACAAGTGTGATTTCAGCCGATAGAGGGTTGCGTAGGTAGCAGCGGCAGCAAAATTTATCCAGTTAAGACTTGTCataccactaaaataattttagagagatTATTGTGAGGTCAAAAAACTCCCTTGTGTTGCTTTAAAGTAAAGCTGTAGTGTTAGGATCATAGCCGAGCTGTGCTATGAGGGCACTCTTATTTTGTTTAAGTAAAACAAGGCTAGATTAGTGGGAGTATTTTATTCTtccttattttattcatattattttataatattattcaaaattctttcattttggTGCAGATTATAAAATGGAGTTGGAAGCACTCAATACCCAATACGAGGAGACGCTTAGAAAGTTAAACAGATTAAATGGTAAGTGTTGAGTATGTCAGATCAGACCCGTATGTATATGAATGAACAGTTGAAATGTGTCCTCTTTCCATACAGCGAGCACAGGTTGTGCACTTTGTGCCGTTAACTGGACTCATTTCGaaggaaaatgttatttcttttcTACTGTAAAGATGAACTGGACCCTGAGTCGAGATCACTGTGTGACTCTGGGAGGACACCTGGTCATAATCGACAACAACACAGAGCAGGTGAACCCaaagattctgtcatttacttgtcttcaagttgttccaaacccttATAAATGTCTCTCTTTGGTGAACACAAAGGTAgatattaagaaaaatgttagcGATCTCCGGTTCTGGGACATTCACTACcatagttttttctttcttaaaacacaaaattagcttttttttttaaagaatgcagGAAAGCATACCGTTCtggacacttttgactaacattttaATGGTAGTCAGTGATGTCCCGGAAGtgaaaattgctgacattcttccaaatatctttctttgtgttccacagaacaaagaaatgtatacaggtttggaacaatctgagggtgataaatgctgacagaatttatattttagcgTGAATTATCCCTTTGATGATGACATGTCTTCATATCCTTTCAATCCTTTAATTTCACCAGGCTTTTCTGACATCTAATGTTAAAATCACTCACTGGATTGGACTCAATGATATAGAGATCGAAGGACGATGGGTTTGGGTGAATAACCAGCCACTCAATGACTCCATAGAGTATGAGTTATTATTTTTGACAATAtaagttaaacatttaaatgaactaagATACATGAGGCTGTTTCTCCAAGCaggtaaatgttttgttttcttctctcTGTAGATTCTGGATCAAACGGGAGAATGGTGTCAGAGAGCCAGATAACTGGATTAAAGATCATCCAGCAGGTGAGGACTGTGCTAGTCTGGGACACCCGGCGGGAGAAACTGATTTCTGGACTGACGCTTTCTGCTTTCAAGAGAAAAGATTTGTGTGTGAAGCTCCTGCCTCCGTTTAACTTTGCGAGAGTGAAAGGTTTCTGTGCATCCCTGCTAACAAACATGTAGATATCATTCATTTCTTAAGGTTTGATGACAACCAGAACGGTGGCTACTCACTTCTGAATCCATTATTGACACAAAGTTCTGTTGTGGGTTTTTTCGGGCTATGGACTTAAACTTTAGATCAGCTGTGATTTTGAGTGAAGTGATTTTGAGTGaagttttcaataaattgcCCACTCTctgatttttttgtctcttgCTCCTGTTTCTTGTCTTGACCTTTTGAAGCAGTACTTGCAACCTGGTTACGATCCACCAGCGAGAAATGCgaatacttgtaatgtttccCCGGGTCTTAAGATTTTGTTTAGGAGTGTACATTGCACACATTCAGAGAGAAAACAATGCAAGGCCGTGAATTCTCCATGTAGTTTTCCCAATTACTCCAACGGTTCTTTCAACGAGATGATTATGACGTCTCGCTGAAACGCTGTAATTCAAAGGGACAAAATATTCTCATTTGAAACGAAGACGTCTTTGAACATCTCCTTAAAAATCGAACAAGCACAGTGACATTGAATCTTTTATCACACGCAGTCTCTGATTCTGTCGTCGTCAAATTAAAACTCTtcatttaaactcttaaaaccTCTTCCACCTCAGCGTGTGTTGACTCTCAGAGGAATATTGtagatttttcaaaaataaaatgagctGGAAGACCACGTAAGAAATGTGTCCGGGTCAGTAAATAAGCAGTCATGGTTTGcattgagaaaatgaaaaccaaaaCCCAGAGCCTCCGGGAGACCCGAGAACATTCGGATTTCCTGATGGaaacctgtaaaaacaaacacaatgttaTTGAGAAACTAGGCAAACAATtggataatttttttaacaatttagattttttttgtcattccaataaagcacacttaaatttaaattaaacggAAAGAGagggacatttacatttatgcatttagaaaatgcttttatccaaagagtgTGAGACCGAGTGTGATAAAGAGACCAGAAGCTCCTCTCACTCTTTCAGTTGTTCTGGTCTTCTATAAACAGCAAGGAGAAGATCTGCCGCTGAAACTATATTAGATGTTTGCGTTGATTGACAGCGTATGAAAATAAACGCTCAAAATTTGTGCTGCCCATGTTGAGATGCTTTGTCACGTGATGTTTGTGAATATGTGCAGTTATGCAAGAACAGATGTCCCATAGAAGAGGTCAGGAATAACACAGCTgatggaaagagagaaagtcttACAGCTCTCCAGCTGTATATCTGTtgcgaaacacaaaaaaatgccaCGTGAAAACACAAGGTGACTTGCAGAAGTCAAACCTGTTCAGTCCGTAAAAAACGTTCTAAAACGAATCTGTCATTCTGAATGTATCCAAGCTACAACAATGTTGTAACCTGTTGATTAAAACCGTGACGTTTGTGTAatgaacaggcaatttggttacatcatttgtaaataaaatgtcttatatgttattataaaatatacttaTATTCCTTTGTCAAAAATACTGATGATTTGCTGTATCCGGGTTACCACTTGTAACCACGAAGTGTCACGATATAAAATCCTTAAAACTTCACGCTTATGGCTCTTAAATTTTAATCTAAATTAGCAGTGAGTCTGAAGACGTACagacaaataaatgcattactGTTGGGTAAATGAATCTTACCAAATCTGTTAAAGGttcaaattgaaaaagaaatgaacacAGAGCAATAAAGAAAGCAGCATTTTCCAAGGCgatgttattttaatgaaaatgaagcACATGACTGTATAGTCATTATGTAACAGTAGTTATAAATTCTTTATG comes from Triplophysa dalaica isolate WHDGS20190420 chromosome 25, ASM1584641v1, whole genome shotgun sequence and encodes:
- the LOC130415639 gene encoding C-type lectin domain family 4 member E-like — protein: MDAVYENSPYIRSTADPKCKSSKSKGQAEATPCKRTKVLLIVLCVSVVLLIGGLCVLGVLYSKLLHEMPQDMNNTNYKMELEALNTQYEETLRKLNRLNASTGCALCAVNWTHFEGKCYFFSTVKMNWTLSRDHCVTLGGHLVIIDNNTEQAFLTSNVKITHWIGLNDIEIEGRWVWVNNQPLNDSIEFWIKRENGVREPDNWIKDHPAGEDCASLGHPAGETDFWTDAFCFQEKRFVCEAPASV